From the genome of Parafrankia irregularis, one region includes:
- a CDS encoding ABC transporter permease, translating to MPMDAHLVIGLGCLVAVAAGCLLWARVDRAPAVATAVVRAVIQLTLVSLALRGVFAAPPAAVAALAVMLTAAVITAARRLTAFHRPLPAVAGSCVAGAAVTLGIVFAVPVLDPSTRHLIALSGSVFGGTMTACTLVGRRLADGLVRRRDEVEGWLALGATPRQACAQIARQAVGEALVPALDQTRTTGLVTLPGAFVGALLGGASPADAARFQIVILTGLLTAETVAAVALAYLLGAPRVLPSAGEHQPAHRGAP from the coding sequence ATGCCGATGGACGCACATCTGGTCATCGGGCTCGGCTGCCTGGTCGCGGTGGCGGCCGGGTGCCTGCTGTGGGCCCGGGTCGACCGGGCTCCGGCGGTGGCGACCGCGGTGGTGCGGGCCGTCATCCAGCTCACGCTGGTCAGCCTCGCGCTACGCGGCGTGTTCGCGGCCCCACCGGCCGCCGTGGCGGCGCTGGCCGTGATGCTGACCGCCGCAGTGATCACCGCCGCGCGCAGGCTGACGGCCTTCCACCGACCGCTGCCGGCCGTGGCCGGCTCGTGCGTGGCCGGCGCCGCGGTGACCCTGGGCATCGTGTTCGCCGTGCCGGTTCTCGACCCGTCGACCCGGCACCTGATCGCCCTGTCCGGCAGCGTCTTCGGCGGCACCATGACGGCCTGCACCCTGGTCGGCCGCCGACTGGCCGACGGGCTCGTCCGCCGCCGTGACGAGGTCGAAGGATGGCTCGCCCTCGGCGCCACCCCGCGGCAGGCCTGCGCGCAGATCGCCCGTCAGGCCGTCGGCGAGGCGCTGGTGCCCGCCCTCGACCAGACCCGCACCACCGGACTGGTGACCCTGCCCGGCGCGTTCGTCGGAGCACTGCTGGGCGGCGCGAGCCCGGCCGACGCGGCCCGCTTCCAGATCGTCATCCTGACCGGCCTGCTCACCGCCGAGACGGTCGCCGCCGTCGCCCTCGCCTACCTCCTCGGCGCTCCCCGTGTACTCCCCTCCGCCGGCGAGCACCAACCAGCCCACCGCGGCGCCCCGTAG
- a CDS encoding alanine racemase has translation MHPAPAGISTPALVVDLDTVEDNIARMARIATERGFEVRPHIKTHKTPQLAALQRASGASGLTVATIGEAEAFADAAFDDLFIAYPLWLDQARSNRLRRLADRAQVTVGVDSVPAARRLGAANLPVEVMIEVDSGHHRSGVAPGDAVGPALAAVEAGLRLRGLFTFPGHAYHPGARIRAARDEATALATAADALRAAGLHPTVLSGGSTPTAAYTRPGTVTELRPGVYVFNDAQQLALGACSPDQIGLAAATTVVSAPEPGRFVLDAGSKVLGADRPPWAPGFGFLPAFPEAVVTALSEHHAVVTAPPGHPIPTIGETTFIVPNHVCSAVNLADSLVVTRGGTVVDHWPVSARGANR, from the coding sequence ATTCATCCTGCCCCCGCCGGGATCAGCACTCCGGCCCTTGTCGTCGATCTCGACACCGTCGAGGACAACATCGCCCGGATGGCCCGGATCGCCACCGAGCGAGGGTTCGAGGTGCGACCCCACATCAAGACCCACAAGACCCCGCAGCTCGCCGCGCTGCAACGCGCCTCGGGTGCCAGCGGCCTCACCGTGGCCACCATCGGCGAGGCCGAGGCCTTCGCCGACGCCGCGTTCGACGACCTGTTCATCGCATACCCCCTGTGGCTCGACCAGGCCAGGAGTAACCGGCTGCGGCGGCTGGCCGATCGCGCGCAGGTCACGGTCGGCGTCGACTCCGTCCCGGCCGCCCGTCGCCTCGGCGCGGCGAACCTGCCGGTAGAGGTGATGATCGAGGTGGACAGCGGCCATCACCGCAGCGGAGTGGCACCCGGTGACGCCGTCGGCCCGGCCCTCGCCGCCGTCGAAGCCGGTCTGCGGCTGCGCGGCCTGTTCACCTTCCCCGGCCACGCCTACCACCCCGGCGCCCGCATACGGGCGGCGCGTGACGAGGCGACCGCCCTGGCTACCGCGGCCGACGCCCTTCGAGCCGCCGGTCTGCACCCCACCGTGCTCAGCGGCGGCTCGACCCCGACCGCGGCGTACACACGACCGGGAACGGTCACCGAACTGCGCCCCGGGGTGTACGTGTTCAACGACGCGCAGCAGCTCGCGCTCGGTGCATGTAGCCCAGATCAGATCGGGCTCGCCGCCGCGACGACAGTGGTGAGCGCACCCGAGCCCGGCCGGTTCGTACTCGACGCCGGAAGCAAGGTACTCGGCGCCGACCGCCCCCCGTGGGCACCCGGATTCGGCTTCCTTCCGGCGTTTCCGGAGGCGGTCGTGACCGCACTGTCCGAGCACCACGCCGTGGTCACCGCCCCGCCGGGCCATCCGATTCCCACGATCGGGGAGACGACATTCATCGTGCCCAACCATGTCTGCTCGGCTGTGAACCTGGCCGACAGCCTCGTCGTCACCCGAGGCGGCACGGTGGTCGACCACTGGCCGGTCAGCGCCCGCGGCGCCAATCGCTGA
- a CDS encoding GNAT family N-acetyltransferase, whose translation MSQWHEAPTLRGEFVLLRPLEEVDCQALAKAHDSPEILRYFPFGPESEPPSAETVAAAVRSPARQALAQVDVEKAAVVGTTSLYLMDEARRQLTIGYTWLSEAIRGGPVNVEAKLLLFRYAFGALGAVRVQLLVDILNQRSLRAVDRLGARREGVLRKHARRRDGSWRDTVVFSVIDDDWKAVEVNLVALLRNRIRHGR comes from the coding sequence ATGAGCCAATGGCACGAAGCGCCGACCCTGCGGGGGGAGTTCGTCCTCCTGCGGCCGTTGGAAGAAGTGGACTGTCAGGCGCTGGCCAAGGCGCACGACAGCCCCGAGATTCTGCGGTATTTCCCTTTCGGTCCGGAATCGGAGCCGCCGTCGGCTGAGACGGTCGCCGCGGCCGTGCGTAGTCCGGCGCGGCAGGCGCTCGCGCAGGTCGACGTGGAGAAGGCGGCAGTGGTGGGAACGACCTCCCTGTACCTGATGGACGAGGCCAGGCGGCAGCTGACAATCGGTTATACGTGGCTCTCGGAGGCCATTCGCGGCGGCCCCGTCAACGTCGAAGCGAAGCTGCTGCTGTTCCGGTACGCCTTTGGCGCGCTCGGCGCCGTTCGGGTCCAACTTCTTGTCGACATCCTCAACCAGCGCTCGCTGCGTGCGGTCGACCGGCTGGGAGCCCGACGCGAGGGAGTGCTCCGGAAGCATGCTCGTCGGCGCGACGGCTCCTGGCGGGACACCGTCGTCTTCTCGGTCATCGACGACGACTGGAAGGCGGTCGAGGTGAACCTCGTCGCGCTCCTGAGAAATCGCATCCGCCACGGTCGCTGA
- a CDS encoding CU044_5270 family protein, which translates to MMSDRDDRGDIDDLVVVRELLSASNPVADAPLSAVEQRRGEDLLALLLADPSARSHRPGRRRGRAVVRGRRGVLTAAATVLVLASALLGLTVVRTHDQATALPLLPEPLLTATTGDHDRAVAALSEAARRQRESAQAGSGTVIYVRTQSYGLDVAVARHKATTTARTTITDLWRGNDGAVHSERYIQQIDRAGADIGGPTPPDDDWIEGRSDRPPVPPEYDPALTPTDPSQILARLKAYAVARGYPVDLWVTSEVLRFLSTGLTNPAQNAALYEVLAQIPAVFDAGPTRDHAGRPGHAVGLVVSDKSSLSLGVAYVIFSDTGAPLTIEQVGTPPPPGLHLPNVPTIMDYIEIITTRRVPTVGATK; encoded by the coding sequence ATGATGTCCGACCGCGACGACCGTGGCGACATCGACGATCTCGTCGTTGTGCGCGAGCTCCTGAGCGCCTCCAACCCGGTGGCGGATGCCCCCCTCAGTGCCGTCGAGCAGCGGCGTGGGGAGGATCTGCTGGCCCTTCTGCTCGCCGATCCGTCCGCCCGGTCCCACCGGCCTGGGCGCAGACGTGGTCGAGCCGTGGTCCGAGGCCGCCGGGGTGTCCTGACGGCGGCAGCCACGGTCCTGGTGCTCGCGAGCGCGCTCCTGGGGCTCACGGTCGTACGAACACACGACCAGGCCACGGCCCTGCCCCTGCTGCCGGAACCTCTCCTCACCGCAACCACGGGTGATCACGATCGTGCGGTGGCGGCGCTGTCGGAGGCGGCCCGCCGGCAGCGGGAGAGCGCACAGGCCGGGAGTGGGACTGTCATCTATGTCCGCACCCAGAGCTACGGGCTCGACGTCGCCGTCGCCCGCCACAAGGCGACGACCACCGCCCGTACGACGATCACGGACCTGTGGCGTGGCAACGACGGGGCGGTGCACAGCGAACGGTACATCCAGCAGATCGACCGCGCCGGCGCGGACATCGGCGGTCCGACCCCCCCCGACGACGACTGGATCGAGGGCAGGTCCGACCGTCCACCGGTGCCCCCCGAGTACGATCCGGCCCTGACCCCCACCGACCCCTCGCAGATCCTGGCGAGGCTGAAGGCCTATGCCGTGGCACGGGGTTACCCCGTCGACCTCTGGGTCACGAGCGAGGTCCTGAGGTTCCTGAGTACTGGTCTGACGAACCCGGCACAGAACGCCGCGCTCTACGAGGTCCTCGCGCAGATCCCCGCGGTCTTCGACGCCGGGCCGACCCGTGACCATGCCGGCCGGCCCGGTCATGCGGTGGGCCTGGTGGTCTCCGACAAGTCCAGCCTCAGTCTCGGCGTCGCGTATGTGATCTTCTCCGATACCGGTGCGCCGCTGACCATCGAACAGGTCGGCACGCCACCGCCCCCCGGACTGCACCTTCCCAATGTCCCGACCATCATGGACTACATCGAGATCATCACGACCCGGCGTGTTCCCACCGTCGGTGCCACCAAGTGA
- a CDS encoding RNA polymerase sigma factor, producing the protein MPASLAVPSFEALFREHRGAVLRFAQRRLESDEAAWDVVSETFLAAWRHWQRRPAASDEIRAWLYGIAGNVVRNQRRAGIRRLRLEVRMVGFGLATDPTALTDEDIADEAVRRDMAWQALERLSPDDREILQLAGWEGLDLRGLSVALEVSAATAKVRLHRARRRLEAALAEAASTPTVAEAPASMTFQEGS; encoded by the coding sequence GTGCCTGCCAGTCTGGCCGTGCCCTCGTTCGAGGCGCTGTTCCGGGAGCACCGCGGGGCGGTCCTGCGGTTCGCGCAGCGACGCCTTGAAAGTGACGAGGCCGCCTGGGACGTCGTGTCGGAGACCTTCCTCGCGGCTTGGCGGCATTGGCAGCGACGCCCCGCCGCCTCGGACGAGATCCGGGCGTGGCTGTACGGAATCGCCGGCAACGTCGTGCGTAACCAGCGCCGCGCGGGGATCCGGCGGCTGCGGCTCGAAGTCCGGATGGTCGGGTTCGGGCTGGCCACCGACCCGACCGCCCTGACCGATGAGGACATCGCCGACGAGGCGGTACGCAGAGACATGGCCTGGCAGGCGTTGGAGCGGCTTTCTCCGGATGACCGGGAGATCCTGCAGCTCGCTGGCTGGGAGGGGCTGGATCTTCGCGGCCTGTCGGTGGCTCTGGAGGTGTCCGCCGCCACGGCGAAGGTGCGTCTGCACCGTGCCCGGCGCCGTCTCGAGGCGGCCCTGGCGGAAGCCGCCTCGACGCCGACCGTCGCCGAAGCCCCAGCTTCGATGACTTTCCAGGAAGGGTCATGA